Proteins co-encoded in one Medicago truncatula cultivar Jemalong A17 chromosome 8, MtrunA17r5.0-ANR, whole genome shotgun sequence genomic window:
- the LOC11438537 gene encoding transcription factor HEC3 codes for MENNQNNTSSAFTSTWNLEKMETNEQNRIILQQDHHQVPMNSSVIWPQNNYSNMIMAPPPPPSSSGSLSDILGIHRIEDVEEQEEELGAMKEMMYKIAAMQPVDIDPATIRKPKRRNVRISEDPQSVAARHRRERISEKIRILQRLVPGGTKMDTASMLDEAIRYVKFLKRQIKLLQSTPQNQQQQHIQLPLSSQCINSTTPSALLLSPSSGCDVWPFAPNLLLTSTTAATVDLPAGVQFDAGGHSHVHACDGSSSFNHHEVISE; via the coding sequence atggaaaataaccaaaataatacTAGTAGCGCATTCACAAGCACTTGGAATCTTGAAAAAATGGAAACAAATGAACAAAACCGTATTATTCTCCAACAAGATCATCATCAAGTTCCTATGAATTCTTCTGTAATTTGGCCACAAAATAACTACAGCAACATGATCAtggcaccaccaccaccaccatcttcATCAGGTTCACTCAGTGACATCTTAGGGATCCATCGAATCGAAGACgtagaagaacaagaagaagagtTAGGAGCTATGAAGGAAATGATGTACAAGATTGCAGCTATGCAACCGGTGGACATCGACCCAGCAACGATTCGAAAACCAAAACGAAGAAACGTTCGAATCAGCGAAGATCCACAAAGTGTTGCAgctagacatagaagagaaagaATCAGTGAGAAGATTCGTATCCTTCAAAGACTTGTTCCTGGTGGAACTAAAATGGATACAGCTTCTATGCTTGATGAAGCCATTCGTTATGTTAAGTTTTTGAAGAGACAAATCAAGTTGCTTCAATCCACTCctcaaaatcaacaacaacaacacattcAATTGCCACTTTCATCACAATGCATTAATTCTACAACTCCTAGTGCTTTGTTATTGTCCCCTTCTTCCGGTTGTGACGTTTGGCCTTTTGCACCAAATTTACTACTCACTTCCACAACAGCTGCCACAGTGGACTTACCCGCCGGAGTTCAATTTGACGCCGGAGGACATTCACATGTTCATGCTTGTGATGGCTCATCAAGCTTTAACCATCATGAGGTAATTAGTGAGTGA